From Brochothrix thermosphacta DSM 20171 = FSL F6-1036, a single genomic window includes:
- a CDS encoding M20/M25/M40 family metallo-hydrolase has product MENEAKTSDFQQNIQKILSDDRVKEALHQIFLESEQTIATQIKLAETASPPFNEEKRRELFIKLLNDSGLEDLTIDNEGNTYAYFNKTDNADTPTLFLSAHLDSVFDNETDVTVTFKDGMYYGPGIYDDARGLAVVIALTKTLTQFDIKLESSLIIGATVGEEGPGDLRGAKHFFKKHDSIDAFISIDIDVPNEIIYQATGSLRYIYTFNGMGGHSYSDFGKPSAVHAAARAVTYIADMVTPSDPKTTFNVGVINGGTIPTAIAEKAMIYVDMRSTDPNELKKRELNINACVQTAIDDENNRWAVSSKNDAAITFSAELKGDRPAGKQSISSEPVIVAEEVARALGLDPLLSEPASTDINVPLSLGIPAIAIGGGGKAYNQHSLTEHFDPTDSHLGTQRAFITVLALLGVTGLTQPLLKKRL; this is encoded by the coding sequence ATGGAAAATGAAGCGAAAACATCGGATTTTCAACAAAACATCCAAAAAATATTATCTGATGACAGAGTGAAAGAAGCCTTACATCAGATTTTTTTAGAAAGCGAACAAACAATTGCAACACAGATAAAATTAGCCGAAACTGCTAGCCCGCCTTTTAATGAAGAAAAACGTCGTGAATTATTCATTAAACTCTTAAATGACAGTGGATTAGAAGATTTAACAATCGACAACGAAGGGAACACTTATGCTTATTTTAATAAAACAGATAACGCAGATACCCCTACACTGTTTTTAAGTGCGCACTTGGATAGTGTTTTTGATAACGAAACTGATGTCACTGTTACTTTCAAAGACGGCATGTATTATGGCCCTGGCATTTATGATGATGCTAGAGGCTTAGCTGTAGTAATAGCATTAACAAAAACACTTACACAATTTGATATCAAATTGGAGAGTTCTCTTATAATTGGTGCAACAGTCGGTGAAGAAGGTCCTGGTGATTTACGAGGTGCTAAACATTTCTTTAAAAAACACGACTCTATTGACGCCTTTATTTCTATTGATATCGATGTGCCTAACGAAATTATCTATCAAGCAACCGGCAGTTTACGCTACATTTATACTTTTAATGGCATGGGGGGGCATAGCTACAGCGACTTCGGTAAACCTAGCGCTGTTCATGCTGCAGCTAGAGCTGTAACATACATTGCCGACATGGTAACCCCATCAGACCCGAAAACAACATTCAATGTTGGTGTAATTAATGGTGGTACAATACCTACAGCCATTGCAGAAAAAGCAATGATATACGTAGATATGCGCTCAACAGACCCTAATGAATTAAAAAAGAGAGAACTTAACATTAATGCATGCGTCCAAACTGCGATTGATGATGAAAACAATAGATGGGCAGTATCTTCAAAAAATGATGCAGCTATTACTTTTTCTGCTGAACTAAAAGGTGACCGACCTGCAGGGAAACAATCAATTTCTTCTGAGCCAGTCATAGTCGCTGAGGAAGTTGCGAGAGCCTTAGGTCTTGACCCCTTACTATCTGAACCTGCAAGCACTGATATAAATGTTCCCCTAAGCTTAGGTATACCCGCTATTGCGATTGGTGGTGGTGGAAAAGCTTATAATCAGCATTCTCTTACTGAACATTTCGATCCGACCGATTCACATCTTGGTACACAACGTGCCTTTATAACTGTTCTAGCATTATTAGGAGTTACCGGTTTAACTCAACCACTATTAAAAAAGAGACTATAA
- the trhA gene encoding PAQR family membrane homeostasis protein TrhA translates to MTTTTQTAKKVSSYNLAEEIANAITHGIGFLLSIPALVFLILIAVSKGGAMHVVSFTIYGVSLMVLYFCSTMLHSLPPSKVRYFFNILDHAAIYLLIAGSYTPYALISLGGALGWSLFGVIWGMAILGIVYKIFFLEKFRILSTVIYIIMGWGIVFAMKPLYEAITGDGIILLIIGGLAFTVGAVIYSFPKIKFGHAIWHLFVLAGTGFIYFSVLLYV, encoded by the coding sequence ATGACGACAACGACACAAACAGCAAAAAAAGTATCATCTTACAATCTGGCAGAAGAAATTGCAAATGCTATTACACATGGTATAGGTTTCTTATTGAGTATTCCAGCATTAGTGTTTTTAATATTAATTGCTGTTTCTAAAGGTGGAGCCATGCATGTTGTAAGTTTTACAATCTATGGTGTTTCACTAATGGTTTTGTACTTTTGTTCAACAATGTTGCATAGCCTACCACCTTCTAAAGTGAGGTATTTCTTTAATATTTTAGATCATGCTGCTATTTACCTCTTGATTGCCGGATCTTATACGCCATATGCGTTAATAAGTCTAGGTGGTGCATTAGGGTGGTCATTATTTGGAGTTATCTGGGGAATGGCTATTTTAGGTATAGTATATAAAATTTTCTTCTTAGAAAAATTTCGTATACTTTCGACAGTTATATATATCATAATGGGTTGGGGTATTGTTTTTGCGATGAAACCACTCTACGAAGCAATAACAGGCGACGGTATTATATTGCTAATTATTGGCGGGCTAGCTTTTACGGTAGGAGCTGTGATTTACAGTTTTCCAAAAATAAAATTTGGTCATGCAATTTGGCATTTATTTGTATTAGCAGGAACGGGTTTTATATACTTTAGCGTATTGTTATACGTGTAA
- a CDS encoding class I SAM-dependent rRNA methyltransferase yields MYEIKKWAVSNINSGTPLLTKEMFYNKVPKEEGAVVELMDEKKHYVATALVGKQNKGIGWVISNKQNQVFDYAFILGKVRAAVDKREMLFKSEETTAFRVFNGISDGIGGLTIDWYDGFALFSWYSEGLFLHSDTIYSAFEKVISYKGIYAKRRFGENGQFVDDDNFVKGEIAPEPLIIKESNINFATYLNDGAMTGIFLDQRDVRRYIMEELSAGKRVLNTFSYTGAFSVAAAMGGAIHTTSVDVANRSRAKTAEQFEVNNLNPQDHTIMVEDVFHYFKYATRKELEFDLVILDPPSFAKTKKVTFSATKDYGTLLEQAINITAVNGYVVASTNHSGITMSDFNKTIKNSFAKQGRKYHVETTFEQPVDFASIKGYPESAYLKVVILKVLS; encoded by the coding sequence ATGTATGAAATTAAGAAATGGGCAGTGAGTAATATTAACAGTGGAACACCATTGTTAACGAAAGAAATGTTCTATAACAAAGTACCTAAAGAAGAAGGTGCTGTTGTAGAATTAATGGATGAAAAAAAACATTATGTCGCAACTGCGCTTGTAGGTAAGCAAAATAAAGGTATCGGTTGGGTTATATCTAATAAACAGAACCAAGTATTCGATTATGCTTTTATTTTAGGCAAAGTTAGAGCAGCAGTAGATAAAAGAGAAATGTTATTCAAATCTGAAGAAACGACAGCTTTCCGTGTCTTTAATGGTATTAGTGATGGCATTGGTGGTTTAACAATTGATTGGTACGATGGCTTTGCTTTATTTAGTTGGTATAGTGAAGGACTCTTTCTACATTCAGATACAATTTATTCTGCGTTTGAAAAAGTTATTTCATATAAAGGTATCTACGCTAAACGACGTTTTGGTGAAAATGGTCAATTCGTTGATGATGATAATTTTGTCAAAGGTGAGATAGCTCCTGAACCACTAATTATAAAAGAGAGCAATATTAACTTTGCGACGTATTTAAATGATGGTGCTATGACGGGTATTTTCCTTGACCAACGTGATGTACGACGTTATATTATGGAAGAATTATCTGCTGGCAAGCGTGTTCTTAATACGTTCTCATATACTGGTGCTTTCTCTGTTGCAGCTGCAATGGGTGGTGCTATACATACAACAAGTGTTGATGTTGCTAACAGAAGTCGTGCTAAAACAGCTGAACAATTTGAAGTTAATAATCTTAACCCTCAGGATCACACAATCATGGTTGAAGATGTTTTCCACTACTTTAAATACGCAACTCGTAAAGAACTGGAATTTGATTTGGTTATTTTAGATCCGCCAAGTTTCGCAAAAACAAAAAAAGTAACGTTTAGTGCAACTAAAGATTATGGTACTTTGCTAGAACAGGCAATCAATATTACAGCAGTTAATGGGTATGTTGTTGCTTCAACTAATCACAGTGGAATTACGATGTCTGATTTCAACAAAACAATCAAAAATTCGTTTGCCAAACAGGGTCGTAAGTATCATGTAGAAACAACTTTTGAGCAACCAGTGGATTTTGCTTCTATTAAAGGTTATCCAGAAAGTGCTTATTTAAAAGTAGTTATTCTTAAAGTATTATCTTAG